From the Nitrospirota bacterium genome, the window ATCAACGCCATGCCGTAAACTCTTTCATAATAATAACCCAAAAGAAACAGGGACATCCTCCGGCCAGAAATGTATTGATAGTGTCTATACATTAGTGTATAGTTATTGTATATACAAAGGAGAATAACATGGCTTTCATACCCAACGACCACCATTCCACTTCCACGCGAGATGTGGTGCTCTCCATCCGCGCGCGCTCGAACCAGCGCGAGCTAATTGACAAGGCAGCGGAGGCCATCGGCAAAAACCGCTCTGATTTTATGCTCGAAGCGTCTTGCCGCGAAGCGGAAAACGTATTGCTGGACCGTCGCTACTTCACATTGAGCGAGGAGCAATTCAAGGCGTTTACGGCGCTTCTGGATTCTCCTCCTAAAACGAACGCGAAGCTTCGCAAGCTTCTCGCAGAGAAAGCTCCCTGGGAGTGACCGGCAGCGATAAAATAACCGGGAAAGCGCGGCTTGGCGCTCCTGAACCGCTTGGCCCTGAACATGATCTCCTCATGTTCAGTTCAGGGGAAGCTGACCTCGATAACTGGCTCAAGAATCGCGCGCTTAAAAATGAGGGAAGCGGGGCGTCCCGAACCTACGTTGTTTGCACAACAGAACGCAAGATCGTCGGCTATTACTGTCTCGCCACAGGAGCCTTGGCCGTGGCGCAAGCTCCCGGGAAAGTCAGACGCAATATGCCCGATCCCATTCCCGTGATGATCATTGGCCGTCTTGCTGTCCATAAGGAATGGCACGGCCAGGGCCTTGGCCGGTCTCTTTTGGCCAATGCGCTTCAGCGTATTCTGCAAGCGGCAGAAATCGCCGGAATACGCGCAGTCCTTGTTCATGCGATCTCCGGAAAGGCAAAGGCATTCTACGAGAAGTGCGGCTTCTTCCCGTCGCCGGTTGATCCCATGATCCTTATGGTCACCCTCGCGGAAGTAAAAGCTATACTGAGTCCTTAAAATTGATAGAACCGGTACCACAATTAGGGATGGAAAATAACCCTCACCCGGAAACATCTCTTTTGGCTGGGCTAAAAGTCTAAGATTTGATATCTCGAGGGAACAAGTTTTTCATTATTCAAAAAATGGGTCAAAATCAGGTAATGACTCCCAACAAGGAATTTCTTAATCAATTTTCCTTCCGCCTCTATTCTGATAAGATAATCCTCGATTCATGACATGATAATGGGCAAAAGCCTATTCAATTCGTAAAGGACGCAGGTCATGCTGAAAAATCAAATTAAACTTATCATAAACCAAGACCGGACCCGTTTACTTGGGTTGAAAAAAATTGGATCGGGTTAATGCCAGGCATTTTAGTTTCACCCCATCATAGGCTTTATCTTAAGGGGGAAGATCTTGACCAATTTAAGGAATTAGAAAGCGCTTTCAGAAGAAGCTCAGGCCACGGATTACTCTATCTCGATATTGCCGAAGGGGAATTTTCTGAAGAATATTCTTTCGCTTATTGGAAGGATTTTTCACGCCTCTACCTGTCGCTGTTTTCCGCAACACCCAATCTTGACCGGCACGATCTGAACCAGGACCCCATTGAGATCGAATTGCCCAGGGAGGATTTGGAACGGTTTTTGTTAACCGTTCCCCCCATAAAAGGGGCGGAATATGTTGATCAGGAATGTCTTTTGACTCTCTGGAGAGAACTGGAGGCGGCTCTTCGAATTGAAATTAAAGAATTTGGGAAAGACATTGCTTCATTTTTTTCCTCAAGGCATTCAGGCTGGAACCTCCTTGGGCGAGTCTGTTTTCATCTGGCGGAAAACAAAAATTCAGAGGAAAGGCCGTTTGCTTTTCTTGCGACGTATGCAAACCAGGTATCCAGGGATGGCAGGTCCCAGCATTTGCCGTTGAGCAGGGCGCTTGAAGACTATTCGGGGGAAAAACAGAAAAATATTTTGCTGCGGTTATTGGCCCCCATTCAGAAAGCCTCTCAGGAAAGCGGGTTCCTGAAAGAGCGTGTTGATTCTGGAGAGCTGTTTCACACGCTGGCATGGACTGCCGCAGAGACCTATCAATTTCTCAAGGATATTCCGCTTTTTGAAAAAGCCGGCGTTGTTGTTAAGGTCCCCAATTGGTGGAGATCAAAACAGCCCGGCAGACCTCAGATCGCAGTCCGTCTTGGAGAAAAGCAGGCTCAAGGGATCGGTTTTGACGCGCTGATTGATTTTTCCATGTCTGTGGTGTTGGGCGAAGAACAATTAAGTGAAAAGGAGATCCAGGAGCTCCTTGAGCGAAGTGAGCATTTGGTGTTTTTCAAGGGGCAATGGGTTGAGGTAGATCAAGAAAAACTCAAGGACCTCCTCACAAAGTGGAGAACAGT encodes:
- a CDS encoding DUF1778 domain-containing protein, whose protein sequence is MAFIPNDHHSTSTRDVVLSIRARSNQRELIDKAAEAIGKNRSDFMLEASCREAENVLLDRRYFTLSEEQFKAFTALLDSPPKTNAKLRKLLAEKAPWE
- a CDS encoding GNAT family N-acetyltransferase, with translation MFSSGEADLDNWLKNRALKNEGSGASRTYVVCTTERKIVGYYCLATGALAVAQAPGKVRRNMPDPIPVMIIGRLAVHKEWHGQGLGRSLLANALQRILQAAEIAGIRAVLVHAISGKAKAFYEKCGFFPSPVDPMILMVTLAEVKAILSP